The nucleotide sequence CAGGCCATGGATTTCTCCGATTTGCTCACCCATACGCGGACACTTTTATCTGATCACGAGCAAGTGCGTGCGCTCTACCAAGAACGCTTCCGGCACATTCTCGTGGACGAGTACCAGGATACCAACAAGGTCCAGGCCGACATCATTGACCTGCTTGCCGGGGGGCATCGGAATCTCACTGTTGTGGGTGATGATGCCCAGAGTATCTACAGCTTCCGGGGCGCTCACTTTGAGAACATCATCACTTTCCCGGATCGCTACACGGATGCACGTTTGTTCCGCCTTGAGGCCAACTATCGGAGCACCCCGCCCATCCTCGCGCTGGCGAACGCCTCTATTGCTCAAAACAAGCGCCAATTCAAAAAAGAACTTGCCACAACACGCGAAACCGGCTCTTTACCTGCTCTCGTGCCTTGCCGTGAGGTGTTGCAGCAGGCCGACTTCATTGCCCAGCGCATACTCGAGTTGAACGACGAGGGTGTGCCTCTTTCCGAGATCGCCGTCCTCTATCGGGCGCACTATCACTCGATGGAAGTTCAGATGGAGCTTACGCGGCGGGGGATTCCTTTTGAAATCAGAAGTGGTCTTCGTTTTTTCGAGCAACGCCACATCAAGGACGTGACCGCATTTGTTCGCCTTGTGGCCTCGCCCATGGACGAGCTTGCCTGGAAGAGGGCGCTCAAGCTTCTGCCTCGTGTCGGAGAGGCGACGGCGGCCCGCATATGGGCAGTATTGTCAGCCCAGGATGATCTGCTGCGTTTTGCCGCAAATGCAGATAGCGGTTTTGTTCCCAAGCCCGCTCGTGAGAGTTGGGAGGTCTTCAGGCGACTCATCGAGGCGCTGGCAGGGTTGGACCTAAGATCGGACCCGGACCCTGGTGGCGAGAAGGGCGCGCCACCAATCTCGGGGATGATCGATCTTATCCTCGATAGATTCTACGAGAGCTACATGGAGGCGAACTTCGACAATGCGCCGTCGCGGGTTGAGGATATCCGCCAGCTATCAGAGTTTGCCACCCAATATGAATCGCCCGAGACGTTTCTTTCAGATCTGGCGCTCATGGGAACGGTGGCAGCCGAGAGCGCGGCCCCTGGCGAGGAGGGACCCGAGGAGGCCGTTGTCTTAAGCTCAATTCATCAAGCCAAGGGGCTCGAATGGCGCGTGGTGTTCATGGTCTGGCTGACGGATAGCCACTTTCCGCTCCAGCGGGCGCTTGCCGACCCTGATGGAGAAGAGGAGGAGCGTCGCCTGTTCTATGTGGGGCTTACCCGGACGAAGGATGAGCTTCATATGTGCTACCCCATGCTCGAGAGCGACAGCCGGCGGATGGGTGTCTTCTCTCGTCTCTCGCGCTTTGTGTCGGAGTTGCCCGAGGAGCTTTACGAGCGCTGGTCTCTTGAGGAGGATGCGGCTCCCGAGCAGGCATGGGATGATGTCCCTGTAATTCAGGAGGGCAGGCCAGGCGAAGAGCTGCCCTCTGAGGGCTCCTCAAGGGCTATAAGCCGTTCGGCTAGCCGACCCGCCGACCCGGACGAGCCCGATGGCCTGCACTACGAATATGACGATGAATTTTAACGAAAGAGGGGCCTTTTGCCCCGCGAACTGGAGGAATCATTCATATGAAATTCGTTACTGTTGACCCCTCAGAACTTGATCGTCGCCAGATTTACCGATTCATGGTCGGATCAATTGTCCCGAGGCCCATTGCCTGGGTGAGCACGATTAGTGGTGAGGGGCACACGAACCTTGCCCCGTTCAGCTTCTTTACCGCCGTCTCGCATGCGCCTCCCATGATGTCGATTTCAGTGGGCGAGACAAGCGAGGCCCAGAAGCACACAACACGTAACATCCTTGAGACACAAGGTTATGTCATTCATGTCGTGGTGAACGGCATGGAGGAGGAGATGAACATCTGCTCTGGAAATTTCCCCGAGGAGGTGAGCGAGTTCGATGAGGCGGGTCTCGAAACCGTGCCCTCGGATATTGTTCCCGCCCCGCGCATTGCCAATTGTCCGGTGGCAATGGAGTGTGAATTGAATAGTGTCATCACGAATGGCAGCGAGCGGGGAGAGCGCACGAACCTTATTATCGGCGAGGTCGTACGCTGGCACATCAGCGAGGATGTGATGTCAGACGATAAGTACATTGACCCGGTTAAACTCGCTCCGGTGGGCCGTCTCGCCGGTAACCACTACTGCCGCACCCAGGACGTTTTTGAGATGCAGCGCCCCGATCGAAAGCCCGGACAGATGGTGAGCTAGGCAGGGGGGCGGGTGCCATGAGTTCTCCAGCAAATAATGAAGTTGTGTCCACGAGTTCCCGGTTGCGAGTGTGGGATTTGTTCGTTCGCGTCTTTCACTGGTCCGTCGCCGCCGGCTTCTTCATCGCCTACTTCACCGAGGATGATTTCATGCTCCTGCACGTGTGGACGGGCTACTTGGTGGGTGCGCTGGTGGCTATGAGGATCGTTTGGGGCTTTATTGGTCCAAAGTACGCCCGGTTCTACGATTTTATCTATTCTCCTTTCACGGTTTGGCGGTATTTGGCCGATCTCGCTCTCCTACGAGCCAGGCGGCATCTTGGGCACTCGCCCGCTGGCGGAGCCATGACGCTGCTACTCCTGCTCATGTTGGTGGCGGTGGTGTGGACTGGCC is from Nitrospinaceae bacterium and encodes:
- a CDS encoding ATP-dependent helicase, giving the protein EKHFPKGNVLESLLAFAADTDRTPATAVMDRAPYLADRLAEIEEVAAKYIERKKEIQAMDFSDLLTHTRTLLSDHEQVRALYQERFRHILVDEYQDTNKVQADIIDLLAGGHRNLTVVGDDAQSIYSFRGAHFENIITFPDRYTDARLFRLEANYRSTPPILALANASIAQNKRQFKKELATTRETGSLPALVPCREVLQQADFIAQRILELNDEGVPLSEIAVLYRAHYHSMEVQMELTRRGIPFEIRSGLRFFEQRHIKDVTAFVRLVASPMDELAWKRALKLLPRVGEATAARIWAVLSAQDDLLRFAANADSGFVPKPARESWEVFRRLIEALAGLDLRSDPDPGGEKGAPPISGMIDLILDRFYESYMEANFDNAPSRVEDIRQLSEFATQYESPETFLSDLALMGTVAAESAAPGEEGPEEAVVLSSIHQAKGLEWRVVFMVWLTDSHFPLQRALADPDGEEEERRLFYVGLTRTKDELHMCYPMLESDSRRMGVFSRLSRFVSELPEELYERWSLEEDAAPEQAWDDVPVIQEGRPGEELPSEGSSRAISRSASRPADPDEPDGLHYEYDDEF
- a CDS encoding flavin reductase family protein; amino-acid sequence: MKFVTVDPSELDRRQIYRFMVGSIVPRPIAWVSTISGEGHTNLAPFSFFTAVSHAPPMMSISVGETSEAQKHTTRNILETQGYVIHVVVNGMEEEMNICSGNFPEEVSEFDEAGLETVPSDIVPAPRIANCPVAMECELNSVITNGSERGERTNLIIGEVVRWHISEDVMSDDKYIDPVKLAPVGRLAGNHYCRTQDVFEMQRPDRKPGQMVS
- a CDS encoding cytochrome B, encoding MSSPANNEVVSTSSRLRVWDLFVRVFHWSVAAGFFIAYFTEDDFMLLHVWTGYLVGALVAMRIVWGFIGPKYARFYDFIYSPFTVWRYLADLALLRARRHLGHSPAGGAMTLLLLLMLVAVVWTGLNIYVIEYGSGPLLRLSIRSQAVPRAILARQDGSDNDDYWEDLHEALSHFLLFFVLLHIGGVALASFVHKENLTRGMITGIKKNIEGDD